Genomic window (Streptomyces liliiviolaceus):
CTCGCTCACCACGTGGAACGCCTTCCCGGCGAACTGCCGGCCCTGCTGGGCCGCCGACTCGGCGGTGTTGCGCACCGCCGGGTTCTGCGAGACCTGCCGGGCGGTCTTCCTCAGTTGCTCGTAGCGCTCGCGCCCGGCGCGTGTGCCGAGCACGTATCCCAGAGCCAGTCCGACGACGAACGTGAGCCGGTAGCGCATGGGGCCACCCTTCCTCTTGGTCGGTCCTTTGCGGCGGCGTCGGTCGCAGGCGGGTTACCGATTGGCGAAGCACCCCCCTGCTTGCGCTAATGTATGTGTCGCAGCGAGCGCACGCCCTCTGGCGAATACCCAGGGAGCTACGTTCGATGCAAACGAGGCAATCCCCTGTAGCTCAATTGGCAGAGCAGCCGGCTGTTAACCGGCAGGTTACTGGTTCGAGTCCAGTCGGGGGAGCTTCGATCTTCCGTAGCTCAATTGGCAGAGCAGCCGGCTGTTAACCGGCAGGTTACTGGTTCGAGTCCAGTCGGGAGAGCAGTGCGGACGAGGACCCCATGGACTCCATCGGGGTCCTTTTTCATGGCCGCGGGAACCGCTGCGCCCCAGGTGAGGTCCTAGAGGGCAGGCGAAGTCGACCATCCGAAGCAGGAGATCGTATGAGCGGCTATGCTGCGGCAGACGGCGCGCACACATGTGCGCGACGCGCCGTAATGGGGCGGTAGCTCAGCCGGTTAGAGCAGCGGACTCATAATCCGCCGGCCGTGGGTTCGAGTCCCACCCGCCCCACCAGCGCTACGCGTGGAGAAACGATCTGACCAGCATTGTCGCTGGAGGATCAGGCGAGTTGAGGGGTCCTGGGGACCCTCCTCGCGGCTTAGGGGAGACAGGGCACCGCAGCGTCGGCCCGTCCGGCGAACGGCCCATGCCGCCTCATCGCGCGGGCCCAGCGGAACCCCCCGTCCGACCTTGATCGAAAGGCCTGTCCCGGGCCCGCTCCCGGCCCCTTGCACGCCGTGTCCCCGCCCCGTCGGTGACCGTGTGACGGCTTCCGGGGCCTCGATGGCCGGACGGTCAGAGAGGGGCCTGCCACGTCGTCGTGGTGCCCTGGCCGTCCGGGATGTCCGTCGCGGTGTCCGGGGTACCGTCGTCCGAGACCGTCAGACGGACTCCAGGGCGGCCGTCCGGGAGGCTCACCGTCGCGTCCACCGTGACCGCGATACGGGTCGTGCCGGCGCGGTGCGACGCCGTGGCGAGGGCGGTTCTGAGGGCCGTGAGGAGGTGCCCGGCCACCGTGCCCGGGACGCGGGTGTCGACCGGTCCCGTGAACTGGACCGACGGCTGGACGCCGAGCACCGCCGCCGCGCCCGCCGTCTCGCGGAGCACCTTGCCCCTGAAGCTCGTCGGGGCGTCCGCGGGCGGCTGCTGCAGGGCGAAGATCGCCGTACGGACCTCCTGGACGGTGGACCTGAGTTCGTCCAGGGCCCGGCCGATCGTCGCGTGGACCTCCGCCTCCCGCTCCTCCGCGGCGGCGCGGCGCTGCGTGGACTCCAGCATCATGCCCGTGGCGAAGAGCCGCTGGACGACCAGGTCGTGCAGGTCACGGGCGATCCGGTCGCGGTCCTCGAAGACCGCCAGCCGCTCCCGGCGCTGCCGCGCGTCCGCCAGCACCAGCGCCAGCGCGGCCTGCGAGGCGAACTGCGTGGCCAGCAGCTTCTCCGCCGGGCTGTACGGGGTGTCGCCGCGCCGGCGCGGGAGGGCGAGGGTGCCGATGAGCCGGCCCCCGGCCTGGAGCGGCAGCATCATGCTCGGCCCGAACCGGACCCGTACGGGGGTCGTCATGCGCGCGTCGGTCGCCGAGTCGTCCAGGAACACCGGCTCGCCCCCGAGGAGTTGCTCCAGGACCGCGCTGCCCGGCGCGATGGTCGTGCCGATCAGGCCCTCCCGGCCCGTCGGCGCCGACGCCGTGACGATCTCCATGCCGCCCTCGTCCGTGGGCTGGAGGATCACCCCGGCCGACGCGTCGGCGAGGACACGGGCGCTCTCGGCGACCGTCATCAGCGCGTCCGCCGCCGCCTCGCCGGTGAGCAGCGCCGTCGTCACCGCCGCCGCGCCCTCGATCCAGCGCTCCCGCTGACGGGCCGTCTCGTACAGACGGGCGTTGCCGATCGCGATGCCCGCCTGCGCGGCCAGCAGCCGCGCCACCTGCTCGTCCTCGGCGGTGAAGGGGCCGCCGCGCTTCTCGGTGAGGTAGAGGTTGCCGTACACCTCGTCCTGTACGAGCAGGGGTACGCCGAGGAAGCCGCGCATCTGCGGGTGGCCGGGCGGGAAGCCGCACGCGCGCGGGTCGGTCGTCAGGTCGGTGAGCCTGAGCGGCGCGGCCTCGTCGACGAGCGCGCCGAGCAGGCCCCGGCGTCCGTCGGGCGGATGCCCGATACGGGCCCGCTCGGCCTCCGGCAGTCCGGCCGTGCAGAACTCCGCCAGGCCGTTGTCGCCGGGCGCGAGCACGCCCAGCGCCGCGTACCGGGCGCCGGTCAGCGCCGCCGCGTTCTCCACGATGCGCTGGAGCGTGGCGCGCAGTTCGAGATCGCTGCCGTCACCGAGGACGGCTTCGAGGAGCCGGGGGAGCGGGAGCCCGTGTGAGGGGGGCTCCGCGGGGTCCGTGGGGTCCGTGGGCGTGGGTTCCGTCATGGGTGTGGTGGTGGGTGGTGGGGGTGGGGGCTCCGCGGGTCCGTGCGGGTGTTCAGCCGGCCGTCGGGTCGAGGACCAGGGGCTCGATCCGGCCCTCCAGCATCGCGCCCAGACCGAGGACCGCGCACACGTCGGGCCGTTCGGCGATGTGCACCGGCATGCCCGTCGCCTGCCGCAGCATCTGGTCGAGGCCCGGCAGCAGCGCGCTGCCGCCGACCATCATGATCCCGCGGTCCACGAGGTCGGCCACCAGATCCGGCGGGCAGACGCGCAGCACCTTGCCGATGCCGTCGAGCACGGCGGTCAGCGGGGTCTGGATGGCGTCTCGCACGGCGGCCGTGTCGACCTGTACGGAACGGGCGAGGCCGGTGGCCACGTCCCGGCCGTGGATCTCGGTGGACGTGGGCCCCTGGGAGGTGAGCCCGTTCCCGGAGAGGGCGAGCTGCAAGGGGCGCACGGACTGCGAGGGGAGCATCAACTCGTGGTGGTGGCGCAGGTGCTGGACGATCGCGTGGTCGATGGCCTCGCCGCCCACGGGGATGCGTTCGGCGGTGACGATCGAGCCGAGCGACAGCACGGCGACCTGGGTGGCGGCGGCCCCGCACACCATGATCATGGTGGCCTCGGGGCGTTCCACGGGCAGTCCGCAGCCGACACCGGCGGCGATGAGCGTGTCGACCAGTTCGACGCGGCGCGCGCCCAGACCGACGAGCGTCTCCACGGTCGCCCGCTGGGCCAGCGGGTCGGAGTCGTGCGGGGTGCAGGCGGCGGCCCGCAGCCGGGGCTTGCGGCGCAGGGTGCGGCGGACCTTGTCACCGAGGAGCTGGCGCAGCATGCGCTGGGCCATCTCGATGTCGACGACCGTGCCGCCCGAGACGGGGCGCACGACACGGATGTAGTGAGGGGTACGGCCCGTCATCTTCTCGGCGAACTCGCCGACCGCGATCAGGGCGCCGGTCCTCGTGTTCACCGCGGCGACGCTGGGCTGGTCGACGATCAGCCCGGCGCCCTTCACGAAGACACGCGTTCTCGCCGCTCCGAGGTCGACGGCGAAATGGCAGCGGCGCAACTGCTCCAGGCTGGCGGTCATGGCAGATCCTCCCGAGAGCACAGACCGTGGGACTCCACCGGGCGGCGGTCCTCCTACGCATCGTGCGGGAACTGACGGGGTGTCGCCTTTCGGGGTGGGCCGGGCGGGGTGCGGCTGGACGGGTGGTCTTCGCGCACGGCCGGTCCCGGCGAACGACTGGTCCTGGCGAACGACTGGTCCTCGCGGACGGCGTACGGCCGGCAGTGGACGGGCCGTCAGGTGACGGCTGGGTGCGCCGGGCGCCCGGGGGGCTCAGGTGTTGGGGAGGGAGCGCAGGAGGGGGGCCCACGAGGACGTGGTCGCCCCGCAGCCCGCGCGGACCAGGCGCTGCCTGTGCCCCTCGGAGCGGGTGTAGCCGAGGAAGCGCAGGCCGGCCGCCCGCGCCGCGGTCAGCTCGGCGACCGACGAGCCGACCAGCACGGCGTCCTTCGCCGGTACGCCCAGGTGGTCCAGGGCGCGCAGGAGGCAGTCGGGGTCCGGCATCAGCAGGGTCAGGTCGTCCGCGCGGCCGTGCACTCCGCCGGTCACCAGGCCGGTCAGCCGGCCGTGGGAGTGCAGGTACTTCCAGACGGCGCTGGGCGCGTTGTCAGCGACGACCGCGGTACGCCGCCCGAGCGAGCTGAGCGTGGTGATGGCGGCGTCCGAGAACGGGGTGGGCGCAGCGGTCGACACGGCCCGCTCCTCGATCCGGTTGAGCCGGCGGCGCAGATCCGCGCCCAGCGGATGGTCCGCGAAGGCGCGCAGCAGGTCGAGGGGGTTGGAGCGCCCCTCCATCGGCTCCGGGGGCCCGCCCCGGGCGGTGAGCGGCTCGCCCCGGAGCGCGGCCCCGGGGTCCCGCAGCTCTGCGAGCAGCGCGGCGAGTTCCCTGGTGACCTGCTTCTCGGCGTCACTCGTGTAGAGCCGGACGAGGGGCCCGTCGAACCCGAGGAGCACGCAGGGGCTCTCCATCAGGGCCGCGGCGGCGTCCTCCGACCGCCGGGCGGCGTCCCGCCGGGTGGTCGCGGGTTGCCGGGCGGGCGCGGACGGGGTGGTCCCGGCGTCCCGAGCGGCCTCCGACCGGTGCGGGGACTCCGTCTCCGGAGCGCTCCCGGATCGGCCGGCGGCCCCGGACGGCCGATCGGTCCCGGACGGCCGAACGGTCTCGGACGCGGAGGAGGTCTCGGGCGGAGGGGTGGTCTCGACCGCGGAGGCCGGCTCGGGCGGAGGGGCGGTCTCGGGTGGTGGCGTGGTTTCGGGTGGAGGCGCGGCTTCCGGTCGGTGGGTGGTGGGGTGCGGGTCCGGGCGGGAGCCCGTGGGCGGCTGTGGTTCGCCCTCCGGGGTGAGGCGGACCGAGCACGCCACCGAGAGGCCCGGTACCGGCCAGCTGCGCAGTCCGCCGTGCAGCGCGTGCTGGGCCGCGCCCGCGCGGCGGAGCGGGTGGCGGCGCGTGATGCGGCGGGCCTCCCTGAGCAGATGGTCCAGGAGGCGTTCGGACACGTTGGCGGTCTCGCCGTGCACGAAGGCCACCGGGTCGTCGACGTGCCAGGACAGCTCGACGGACGCGGCGAAGGCGCCGCCGCCGGAGCTGGGCAGGGACAGCTCGTGGGCCGCCTGCTGCGTGGTGAGGTCGACCTCGTAGTACGTGAGGCGGGGCCCCGAGGTGGGCGTGCCGGCGAACCCGGCGGGGTCGAAGAGGGCCGGTGCGCCGTCCGGGGGCTGGAACACCACGGCGGTACGCCCGGGCTCGGGAAGGGGGATCGACACCCGTCGGCGCGTGCTGAACGGGCCGCGCACCAGATCGCGCCGTTCGGGCGGCGGGTCCGGAACGCGGTCCGGGATCTCCAGCCGGCAGGACCAGGCGAGGGGCGGCCCGTCGCCCGCCCCGGGACGCAGGGGCCGGAAGTGGACCGGGCCCACCGGCACGTCACCGCTCGTCAGCTCCTCGTAGAGGACGGGCGAGACGACCACGGCGATGTCCGACTGCTCCTGGGAGGGGGGCAGAAGGGGGGTACGGGGAGGGCGCGCGGTGTGCCAGAACGTCAGCCGGATCCTGGGCGGGTCCGGCACCTCCAGGAGTATGTCCGGCAGATCGCGCAGGGTCGCGTTCAGCACGTTCAGTACGGACGCCCCGGGGGCGACGAGGACGAGGAAGCCGTTGTCGAGGGCCTGCATGTCGTAC
Coding sequences:
- a CDS encoding YtxH domain-containing protein, with product MRYRLTFVVGLALGYVLGTRAGRERYEQLRKTARQVSQNPAVRNTAESAAQQGRQFAGKAFHVVSEKVGDRVPDSVSERVRSLRDRNANGTRTEDDWGTSNT
- a CDS encoding GAF domain-containing sensor histidine kinase, which translates into the protein MTEPTPTDPTDPAEPPSHGLPLPRLLEAVLGDGSDLELRATLQRIVENAAALTGARYAALGVLAPGDNGLAEFCTAGLPEAERARIGHPPDGRRGLLGALVDEAAPLRLTDLTTDPRACGFPPGHPQMRGFLGVPLLVQDEVYGNLYLTEKRGGPFTAEDEQVARLLAAQAGIAIGNARLYETARQRERWIEGAAAVTTALLTGEAAADALMTVAESARVLADASAGVILQPTDEGGMEIVTASAPTGREGLIGTTIAPGSAVLEQLLGGEPVFLDDSATDARMTTPVRVRFGPSMMLPLQAGGRLIGTLALPRRRGDTPYSPAEKLLATQFASQAALALVLADARQRRERLAVFEDRDRIARDLHDLVVQRLFATGMMLESTQRRAAAEEREAEVHATIGRALDELRSTVQEVRTAIFALQQPPADAPTSFRGKVLRETAGAAAVLGVQPSVQFTGPVDTRVPGTVAGHLLTALRTALATASHRAGTTRIAVTVDATVSLPDGRPGVRLTVSDDGTPDTATDIPDGQGTTTTWQAPL
- a CDS encoding rod shape-determining protein, whose protein sequence is MTASLEQLRRCHFAVDLGAARTRVFVKGAGLIVDQPSVAAVNTRTGALIAVGEFAEKMTGRTPHYIRVVRPVSGGTVVDIEMAQRMLRQLLGDKVRRTLRRKPRLRAAACTPHDSDPLAQRATVETLVGLGARRVELVDTLIAAGVGCGLPVERPEATMIMVCGAAATQVAVLSLGSIVTAERIPVGGEAIDHAIVQHLRHHHELMLPSQSVRPLQLALSGNGLTSQGPTSTEIHGRDVATGLARSVQVDTAAVRDAIQTPLTAVLDGIGKVLRVCPPDLVADLVDRGIMMVGGSALLPGLDQMLRQATGMPVHIAERPDVCAVLGLGAMLEGRIEPLVLDPTAG